A region of Anguilla rostrata isolate EN2019 chromosome 10, ASM1855537v3, whole genome shotgun sequence DNA encodes the following proteins:
- the LOC135264590 gene encoding hydroxycarboxylic acid receptor 2-like translates to MIWTNETCCAFEGQLLSRVLPPVLLLECLLGMLGNGGALWIFCFYVKPWKSSTVFLFNLALADFLLIVILPFRAVYYLRELDWAHGDGFCRIALFMLAMNRGGSIFFLTAVAVDRYLRVVHPHHPANSAPVSRSICVAVAVWLLTISLTAYLLFERRHFPGHFPEHNKTYCDSFIICPNSTSNGHRAIFVFSFYLPLAVILFCTLQVVLQLRKQQRDRQGRIQRALHLIVLVAGVFAISFLPANVTQLMIWANNSKECKSFERLDTAFYITVSLTYLNSVLDPLVYYFSSPAFKKVYRRVARLSLRKSEEPSPAQDKTRDTGSQSLSQL, encoded by the coding sequence ATGATTTGGACGAACGAGACGTGCTGCGCGTTTGAAGGCCAGCTGCTCTCCAGAGTGCTGCcgcctgtgctgctgctggaatGCCTGctgggcatgctgggtaacGGTGGGGCCCTCTGGATCTTCTGCTTCTACGTGAAGCCCTGGAAGAGCAGCACGGTCTTCCTGTTCAACCTGGCTCTGGCCGACTTCCTGCTCATCGTGATCCTGCCGTTCCGCGCCGTCTACTACCTGCGCGAGCTGGACTGGGCTCACGGCGACGGCTTCTGCCGCATCGCCCTCTTCATGCTGGCCATGAACCGCGGCGGCAGCATCTTCTTCCTCACCGCCGTGGCCGTGGACCGATACTTGCGGGTGgtgcacccccaccaccccgccaACTCCGCGCCCGTCTCCAGGAGCATCTGCGTGGCCGTCGCCGTCTGGCTCCTCACCATCTCGCTGACGGCCTACCTCCTGTTCGAAAGAAGGCACTTCCCAGGGCACTTCCCGGAGCACAACAAAACGTACTGCGACAGCTTCATCATCTGCCCCAATTCCACCTCCAACGGGCACCGGGCCATCTTCGTCTTCTCCTTCTACTTGCCGCTGGCCGTCATCCTCTTCTGCACCCTGCAGGTGGTGCTGCAACTCAGGAAGCAGCAGCGGGACAGGCAGGGGCGGATCCAGCGGGCACTCCACCTCATCGTCCTGGTGGCAGGCGTCTTCGCCATCAGCTTCCTGCCGGCCAACGTCACCCAGCTGATGATCTGGGCCAACAACTCCAAAGAATGCAAATCCTTCGAGCGCCTGGACACGGCCTTCTACATCACCGTCAGCCTGACCTACCTCAACAGCGTGCTGGACCCCCTGGTCTACTACTTCTCCAGCCCCGCCTTCAAGAAGGTGTACAGGCGAGTGGCCCGGCTGAGCCTGAGGAAGAGCGAGGAACCGAGCCCAGCCCAGGACAAGACCAGGGACACCGGCTCCCAGAGCCTCAGCCAGCTGTGA
- the LOC135264593 gene encoding hydroxycarboxylic acid receptor 2-like: protein MEISAVNKSLLSRVLPPVLLLECVLGMLGNGGALWIFCFYVKPWKSSTVFLFNLALADFLLIVILPFRAVYYLSGLDWAYGDGFCRISLFMLAMNRGGSVFFLTAVAVDRYVRVAHPHHPANSAPVSRSVCVAAAVWLLTISLAARLLAVPGQAQNSTLCESFAAAGSGWYHAVYLLEFAVSLAVLLFCSARVIAELRQRGLGNNARIRRALWCLAAVMATFVVCFIPSNVTLLLIWVQTLRGVEGKLGSLGTVFYITVSLTYLNSVLDPLVYYFSSPAFKARLSSMARARPWRKEPAVTDGDGTRDSKI from the coding sequence ATGGAGATCTCTGCGGTCAACAAGTCACTGCTCTCCAGAGTGCTGCcgcctgtgctgctgctggaatGCGTGctgggcatgctgggtaacGGCGGGGCCCTCTGGATCTTCTGCTTCTACGTGAAGCCCTGGAAGAGCAGCACGGTCTTCCTGTTCAACCTGGCTCTGGCCGACTTCCTGCTCATCGTGATCCTGCCGTTCCGCGCCGTCTACTACCTGAGCGGGCTGGACTGGGCTTACGGCGACGGCttctgccgcatctccctcttCATGCTGGCCATGAACCGCGGCGGCAGCGTCTTCTTCCTCACCGCCGTGGCCGTGGACCGATACGTGCGGGTGgcgcacccccaccaccccgccaACTCCGCGCCCGTCTCCAGGAGCGTCTGCGTGGCCGCCGCCGTCTGGCTCCTCACCATCTCGCTGGCGGCCCGCCTGCTGGCGGTGCCGGGCCAGGCCCAGAACTCCACGCTCTGCGAGTCCTTCGCCGCCGCCGGCAGCGGCTGGTACCACGCGGTGTACCTGCTGGAGTTCGCCGTGTCGCTGGCCGTCCTCCTGTTCTGCTCCGCCCGCGTGATCGCCGAGCTGCGCCAGAGGGGCCTGGGCAACAACGCCAGGATCAGGAGGGCCCTGTGGTGCCTGGCTGCCGTCATGGCAACGTTCGTGGTCTGCTTCATCCCCAGCAACGTCACGCTGCTGCTGATCTGGGTGCAGACGCTGCGCGGGGTGGAGGGCAAACTCGGCTCTCTGGGCACCGTCTTCTACATCACCGTCAGCCTGACCTACCTCAACAGCGTGCTGGACCCCCTGGTCTACTACTTCTCCAGCCCCGCCTTCAAGGCCCGGCTGAGCAGCATGGCGAGGGCCCGCCCGTGGAGGAAGGAGCCGGCCGTCACGGACGGCGACGGAACCAGAGACTCCAAGATCTAA